TGTATCATGCAGCAGTTCGCATTATACGCTCAAGGACGCTAATTCAGCTGGCTTTTGCTATCACTTTATTACCAGTGACACTTTTGGTTAATGCAGAGCAAAACCAGAGTGACAGCACTACAGTGGTGATTTCAATCGATGGCTTTGCCAATCATTATCTCAACAATCCAAAGCTTGCTAAAGTCGCACCCAACCTAATTGAAATGCGCAGCAAACACCTTGCTAGTGACGGCTTAACACCAGTATTTCCGAGTAAGACGTTTCCCAACCATATAAGCATGGTGACCGGCGTATACCCGCAGACTCACGGCATAGTACAAAACAAGTTTTACTCGAAAACACTCAAGAAGAATTACAGCTTAGGTGCTGGGCGTGAGCAACCTAAATGGTTAAGTGCCAAACCTATTTGGGTTGAAGCCGAAAAAGCAGCTAAAGCCAGTGCGATTTATTTCTGGCCTGAGTCTGAAATCGACCACGGCGAATACTCACCTACTGAGTTTTTTACATACAAGCACAACACACCAAATGCCGATCGCATCGAGCAAATCATTGACTGGTTAAACCGGGATAAACACAAACGACCTAAACTTATCTTTGGGTACTTTTCGACTGTCGACAGCGCCGGACACACATATGGTACTAATTCAGATGAACTTGCTAATGCCATTTTTGAAGTTGATAGCTTAATTGGCAAGCTACGAGCCTACATACAGGCAAATGCGGTGACCCAAAATATTAACCTAGTGATAGTATCAGATCATGGCATGGTGGATATTGACAGGCTCAATCCAATAGCCGACCCACAAGTTTTATTGGATAACGATCAATTAATCACAGTAAATGGTCAGACTCAGCTATATGTTTATGGTGATCAGCAAGTGGTACTTGATGCCGCTTATCGCCAACTCATAGCGGATCAGTTGGCCGAGAAAGATAAACGCTATCAAATTCTCAAACCAAGTGAATACCCAGCTCATTGGCACTTTGACAAGCAATCGGATGTAATGCCGGATCTTATCTTAAACGCACACCCGCCTTATGTGTTTGATAATGAAAAAGTGGTCGATGGCAAGGCTACTCACGGTTATGACCCACAAGCGACAATACAGCTCGATGGCATTTTCCTCGCCCAAGGGCCGGCCTTTAAAGCGGGACGAATTAACGCATTTGAAAACGTCCACATCTATGCGTTAATTGCCAAATTAATTGGCCTAGATGATGAGGTTGTGCCACCAACAAGTTCGATTGCTCCTTTTGTTGGTAAGCTTAAATAACTGCAGCTCGTCATTACCGGAAGCTGTAGTGAAGCCATCACGGGTAATTTAACCGCGCCTTGCTAAGAAAGTTTAAAGGACTTGCGAAGCCAACGCTCAGGTAATTCCTCCGAGCTGGCAGTAGCGCAGCTAACAAAAAGCCCTGACTTATAAGGAGTCAGGGCTTTTTCATTAACTAGAACAGTAAGCAGCTACTTACTGGTATCAATCGGCTCAAATGACTTAACTAAGTCATCGATAGCTTTCATCTGAGTAAGGTAATTCTCTAATTGGTGCAAAGGCAGCGCACATGGGCCGTCACACTTAGCTTCATCAGGGTTTGGATGCGCTTCGATAAACAGTCCAGCTAGACCTAATGCCATACCACTGCGAGCAAGCTCTGTCGCTTGAGCACGGCGGCCACCAGCACTATCGGCGCGACCACCAGGGCGTTGCAGCGCGTGAGTAGCATCAAAAATCACTGGGTAACCTGACTGCTTCATTTCATCCATGCCAAGCATATCAACTACTAGGTTGTTGTAACCAAAACTTGAGCCACGCTCACACAACATAATGTTGTCGTTACCTGCTTCATTAAACTTAGTGATGATATGACGCATTTCGTGCGGCGCTAAAAATTGCGGCTTTTTCACATTAATAATGGCATTGGTTTTTGCCATGGCGACAACGAGATCGGTTTGGCGAGCTAGGAATGCTGGCAATTGGATCACATCAACCACGTCGGCAACTGGCTGACATTGGTAAGGCTCATGTACGTCAGTAATAATAGGCACATTGAAGGTCGATTTAATCTCTTCAAAAATCTTAAGCCCATCTTCCATACCTGGACCACGGTAGGAGTTCACTGAAGAGCGATTGGCTTTATCAAACGACGCCTTAAATACATATGGAATACCAAGCTTTTCGGTAACCTTTACATAGTGCTCGGCAATCGACATAGCGAGATCACGAGACTCAAGCACGTTCATACCGCCGAATAAAACAAATGGCTTGTCGTTGGCGACTTCTAAGCCGCTAAAGCCGATAACTTTTTGTTCCATAGTATATTCTCTTTAATCAAAAAATTGTGCGTGTTCGCCCAATGCCAACACGCTAATTTAGGCCGCAATCACCTGTAGTAGCTGACCACATAACCACGCCATGTAAGTCCCCACGGCATAGCCAAATACTGCTAGCAATACACCTACTGGCGCGAGTGCTGGGTGGAAAGCTGCCGCAACCACAGGGGCAGATGCCGCGCCGCCAACATTGGCCTGACTGCCCACTGCCATATAAAACAGTGGCGCTTTAATAATTTTAGCAACGATAAGCATAAAGCTCGCATGTACAATCATCCAAATCATACCAATGGCGAAGTACCAAAGGTTTTGTTCATCAGCAAGTTTTGATACATCCATATGTAAACCAATGGTCGCCACTAGGATGTACAGGAATGCCGAGGCCACTTTAGATGCACCTGCTGCTTCAATATGACGCACGCGTGTAAATGACAGCGCTAAACCAATTGTAGTGACAATCACCACCAGCCAGAAGAACTTAGACGTTAAGCTGTAATCGCGAGTCCATGGGTAATTTGCTTCAAAAAATGGCCCAAGAATATCAGCGCCAAAGTGGGCAATACCGGTTATACCAAAACCCACAGCCACAATCATCATTAGATCAGGCAGGCTTGGAATACGCGCATTTTCAGCGTGATACTGCTCAACACGCACTTTTAAACGTTCAATGGCGCTGGTATCTGCGCCTGTTTTGGCATCAATTTGCTTAGCTCTTGATGCCATCAGTAGCAATACTGCCATCCAAATATTAGCAACAATCACATCAACGGTGACCATCACCGAAAAGATATCACCGCCAACTTCATAAATTTCTTTCATCGACGCTTGGTTAGCGCCGCCGCCAATCCAACTACCTGCAAGAGTTGTCATGCCGCGCCATACAGCATCCGGGCCATGACCACCAATCACCTCTGGGTTAAGCGCTGAAATAATTAACAGCGCAATGGGGCCGCCAATCACAATACCTACGGTACCAGTTAAGAACATCACAATGGCTTTAGGGCCCAGACCTAAAATCGCTTTTAAGTCGACACTTAAGATAAGCAAGACTAAACAGGCTGGCAGTAAATAGCGCGAGGCAACAAAGTACAAATTAGATGAGTGACCATCAACAATACCAAAGGTATTTAGCAGTGACGGCAAGAAATAACATAGTAATAAGGCTGGTACGAAGGTGTAAAACTTCTTCCAAAATGGGTTATTTGAACTGTTGGTATAAAAAACAAAACCAAGGATCGCAGCTAACAGGCCTAATGCCGTGGCGTCGTTGGTCACTAATGCAGGCGTTGTCATGCTTGCGTCTCCCTTGCAATTTTAATTGTGCAATATCGTTATTATTGTTATCCCGCTATGCAGGCTGTTTTTTTAGTTTGAGCAGCTATTTTTGCTTCATCTCTACAGGCTCAATCTCTAGAGTTCAATCAACTGAGCTATGTGGTTTTATCACAAAATGGCAATCGCTACTGCCCTGCGTCTCACAAAGCGGTGGATATCTGGCCTCTTTGTAGAAATTTCGCCCTATAAAATACAAAAGTGCGCAAGCTTTCGCTTACGCACTTAAAGGTTATATATGGTGTTAGTGCAAGGTTTGTGACTGCTGACTGAGCTCTTTAAGCTGCATCTTTACTAGCTCAGTAACAGGGTCATGCGGGCTGCTATCAATAAAGTGCTGCAAGTCTGACATCGCCACTTTTATACAACCCAACTGCTGGGCAATAAAAGCGCGCTCGCGATTAAGGTGCACATCGCCCGGGTGCCATTGCAGTAGCAAGCTACAACACTCCATGGCTTGCTCAAATTTTTGCGTCAAAATACAGCTGGCTTTGAGCTCATTAAGCATACGCGAAATCAAAGTTTTTACCGTGGCAGCTTTTACGTGCTTTGGCTTAAGGCGGGCTGCATTACCTAACTCACCGCGCACTAAATTATGCAACTGACGGCGAGTCATAGGCTCACCGCTAAACGGATCATGGTAAACCTGTTTACCGTTAAGTTTACTGCGAAGCACTGTGTGCCCTGGCAATAATACCGCTTCAAGTGGCAAGTCTAGCTGCTTAGCGAGCAATACCAACAAAGTCGAAAGCGTAGTGCTGTTACCTTGTCTTTTCGTCACGCAGTAGCTTAAATCAGCTGCTTCGACACTAAAGTAATCTTCTTTAGCGCAAAAACCTAGGTCATTGAAAAACCATTTAAATAGACCATCTAGACGAGCTTGTTGATCGACAACATAGCGACTTAGCACAGAGCCAGATAACTCGTACCACGCCCACTGCGCCGCTTTAGAAGGTAAAAAGCCAAGGTGCTCTGATAAATCGAACGCAGTCTCTGGAATAGACACTGAGTCATCAGATAGAAAAGTATGCTTCATGACAGAATCAATTAACCCATTAATACAACTTGTTTAAAATGAGCCAGCTTGGCCGCTAGCACTAACCAACCAATTGCACCAATGAAAGCAAAGAACTTAAATAGCTTATTACGGTTTGATTTTAATGCCATGATCCCTAATACGATGTACGCCACCACGCAGATGATTTTTTCAGTCATCCATGCATCTACAAATGGGTACTGTTTGATCATAAAGCAAAGGGTAAAGCCTGACACTAATAAGAAAGTATCAATCACGTGTGGCCCGACTTTCAGCAGCTTTTTCTCCATTAATGGAGACTGACGTAAATGCAGACCAAAACGTAATACAAACAAGGCGATACTTAATGCCAAAAACAACATATGCGTATGTTTAACGGCAGGGTATAAACTGTAAAATGTTTCCATTTTTTAAATCTCTGTCTTTGTTGATTTTATTTAGAGCAGAATAAAACGCAGCCAGTTTACTCGAATTGTTAACTTAGCCACAACTTTGATTGCTCCAATAGCGTCACGCTAAAAAGTTCATGTCAACATCCATGTGGGGTAGCTAACTTGCGCTCAGGTCTCAATTTTTCACAACTAACTTGCCTCGGCCAATAAGACGCGGAGCTTTAGCCTAGACGGCCAAGAGCCTTCAGCCCAATCGACCTGGAGCTTCAGCCTAGACGGCCAGGAGCCTTCAGCACAGTCGACCTAAAGTACAGCGATCATTACTGCCAAAATCTCGAATGGTCGCCACATCTTGATAGCCAAGCTCAATCAGCTTTTCTCGCACCTTAATTGCTTGCTGATAACCATGCTCTAACAGTAAATAACCACCTGAAGTTAAGTAGCTTTTTGCCGTTTGTGCAATGTGAAATAAATCAGCATAACCCTGATCTTTTGCGGTTAACGCACTGTGCGGTTCAAAACGTACATCACCTTGAGATAAATGATTATCCGCCTCGTCGATATACGGCGGGTTAGACACAATCAAATCAAATCGTTTATCGGTAACTTCACTAAACCAATCAGACTGTAAAATCTCAACTTGGCCGAGCTTTAAATTGTCACGATTCGCCTTAGCAAGGGCGACAGCTTCTGGCACCTTATCAATTGCAGTTACCTGCCAACTTGGGCGTTCATAGGCTAATGACAAGGCTATTGCGCCAGTACCAGTACCTAAATCAAGCACATTGGCGTCGTCAGCAAGCGGTAAATTCAAGGCGCTTTCAACTAAAATCTCCGTATCAGGCCTTGGGATTAAAGTCGTATCG
This DNA window, taken from Shewanella maritima, encodes the following:
- a CDS encoding tetratricopeptide repeat protein, with translation MKHTFLSDDSVSIPETAFDLSEHLGFLPSKAAQWAWYELSGSVLSRYVVDQQARLDGLFKWFFNDLGFCAKEDYFSVEAADLSYCVTKRQGNSTTLSTLLVLLAKQLDLPLEAVLLPGHTVLRSKLNGKQVYHDPFSGEPMTRRQLHNLVRGELGNAARLKPKHVKAATVKTLISRMLNELKASCILTQKFEQAMECCSLLLQWHPGDVHLNRERAFIAQQLGCIKVAMSDLQHFIDSSPHDPVTELVKMQLKELSQQSQTLH
- the kdsA gene encoding 3-deoxy-8-phosphooctulonate synthase → MEQKVIGFSGLEVANDKPFVLFGGMNVLESRDLAMSIAEHYVKVTEKLGIPYVFKASFDKANRSSVNSYRGPGMEDGLKIFEEIKSTFNVPIITDVHEPYQCQPVADVVDVIQLPAFLARQTDLVVAMAKTNAIINVKKPQFLAPHEMRHIITKFNEAGNDNIMLCERGSSFGYNNLVVDMLGMDEMKQSGYPVIFDATHALQRPGGRADSAGGRRAQATELARSGMALGLAGLFIEAHPNPDEAKCDGPCALPLHQLENYLTQMKAIDDLVKSFEPIDTSK
- a CDS encoding SirB2 family protein; translation: METFYSLYPAVKHTHMLFLALSIALFVLRFGLHLRQSPLMEKKLLKVGPHVIDTFLLVSGFTLCFMIKQYPFVDAWMTEKIICVVAYIVLGIMALKSNRNKLFKFFAFIGAIGWLVLAAKLAHFKQVVLMG
- a CDS encoding DUF819 domain-containing protein, with protein sequence MTTPALVTNDATALGLLAAILGFVFYTNSSNNPFWKKFYTFVPALLLCYFLPSLLNTFGIVDGHSSNLYFVASRYLLPACLVLLILSVDLKAILGLGPKAIVMFLTGTVGIVIGGPIALLIISALNPEVIGGHGPDAVWRGMTTLAGSWIGGGANQASMKEIYEVGGDIFSVMVTVDVIVANIWMAVLLLMASRAKQIDAKTGADTSAIERLKVRVEQYHAENARIPSLPDLMMIVAVGFGITGIAHFGADILGPFFEANYPWTRDYSLTSKFFWLVVIVTTIGLALSFTRVRHIEAAGASKVASAFLYILVATIGLHMDVSKLADEQNLWYFAIGMIWMIVHASFMLIVAKIIKAPLFYMAVGSQANVGGAASAPVVAAAFHPALAPVGVLLAVFGYAVGTYMAWLCGQLLQVIAA
- the prmC gene encoding peptide chain release factor N(5)-glutamine methyltransferase — its product is MAQSSQTIAQALQWASEQLHSTSESAKVDAEALLLHCINKNRSFLYTWPDKTLSSAQQADFEAMVATRQAGRPVAHIIGEREFWSLPFLVNDTTLIPRPDTEILVESALNLPLADDANVLDLGTGTGAIALSLAYERPSWQVTAIDKVPEAVALAKANRDNLKLGQVEILQSDWFSEVTDKRFDLIVSNPPYIDEADNHLSQGDVRFEPHSALTAKDQGYADLFHIAQTAKSYLTSGGYLLLEHGYQQAIKVREKLIELGYQDVATIRDFGSNDRCTLGRLC
- a CDS encoding alkaline phosphatase family protein, with the protein product MYHAAVRIIRSRTLIQLAFAITLLPVTLLVNAEQNQSDSTTVVISIDGFANHYLNNPKLAKVAPNLIEMRSKHLASDGLTPVFPSKTFPNHISMVTGVYPQTHGIVQNKFYSKTLKKNYSLGAGREQPKWLSAKPIWVEAEKAAKASAIYFWPESEIDHGEYSPTEFFTYKHNTPNADRIEQIIDWLNRDKHKRPKLIFGYFSTVDSAGHTYGTNSDELANAIFEVDSLIGKLRAYIQANAVTQNINLVIVSDHGMVDIDRLNPIADPQVLLDNDQLITVNGQTQLYVYGDQQVVLDAAYRQLIADQLAEKDKRYQILKPSEYPAHWHFDKQSDVMPDLILNAHPPYVFDNEKVVDGKATHGYDPQATIQLDGIFLAQGPAFKAGRINAFENVHIYALIAKLIGLDDEVVPPTSSIAPFVGKLK